One stretch of Armigeres subalbatus isolate Guangzhou_Male chromosome 2, GZ_Asu_2, whole genome shotgun sequence DNA includes these proteins:
- the LOC134217669 gene encoding ras-related and estrogen-regulated growth inhibitor isoform X1: MNTTSPKSSLVRLGLHSKTKPFRVMVLGQSGVGKTAMVVRFITKRFIGEYDPNLEKVYTFHTLVDNEVVQFEILDAAGQPNEADCMTLEANIRWAEAFILMYSVADKCSFDECNRLKFLINYNKRRRRLGSYSKDTLLDVPVILVGNKIDQIGDRMVSTEEGQRRAKEISCACFHEISVRESIDQVTGVFRDACRFWRVLNRYPKLKRSTSDVHDLHSEVELILSPDSVHPFCNCDLSHHEKRRSIIILGRPWTEEEPDETDESESSCCSSQKSDVEEPFRGRASTDGTLLSRPRRWRFAPPGSLMPHVSRVERRMSISMRDRNFHAVVTNWKVNASYSYLFLW, from the exons CAATGGTTGTACGGTTCATAACGAAGCGTTTCATCGGCGAGTACGACCCAAACCTTGAGAAAGTGTACACGTTTCACACTCTGGTGGATAACGAGGTGGTGCAGTTTGAAATCCTGGATGCCGCAGGTCAACCGAAT GAAGCCGATTGCATGACCCTAGAAGCAAACATCCGATGGGCGGAGGCGTTCATACTTATGTATTCGGTCGCGGACAAGTGCAGCTTCGATGAGTGCAATCGGTTGAAGTTTCTAATCAATTACAATAAGCGAAGACGTCGATTAGGATCGTACAGTAAG GACACTCTTCTGGATGTGCCGGTAATTTTGGTCGGAAACAAGATCGACCAGATCGGCGACCGCATGGTGTCCACCGAGGAGGGCCAACGCCGAGCAAAGGAGATTTCCTGCGCCTGCTTCCACGAAATTTCCGTCCGCGAAAGCATAGACCAGGTGACGGGAGTCTTTCGGGATGCGTGCCGCTTCTGGCGGGTCCTGAATCGCTATCCCAAGCTTAAACGCTCGACCAGCGACGTACACGATCTGCATTCGGAGGTCGAGCTGATTCTTAGCCCGGACAGTGTTCACCCGTTTTGTAACTGTGATCTTAGCCACCACGAGAAGCGACGATCGATTATCATTTTGG GGCGTCCATGGACTGAAGAGGAACCAGACGAAACGGACGAGTCCGAGTCAAGTTGCTGCTCTTCGCAGAAGTCTGATGTTGAAGAACCATTCCGAGGTCGAGCGTCGACCGATGGGACATTGCTGTCCAGACCAAGACGTTGGCGATTTGCTCCGCCGGGATCTCTCATGCCCCATGTCAGTCGCGTCGAACGACGCATGAGCATTTCCATGAGGG ACAGAAACTTCCATGCGGTGGTTACTAACTGGAAGGTGAATGCTTCATACAGCTATTTATTTTTGTGGTGA
- the LOC134217669 gene encoding ras-related and estrogen-regulated growth inhibitor isoform X3: protein MVVRFITKRFIGEYDPNLEKVYTFHTLVDNEVVQFEILDAAGQPNEADCMTLEANIRWAEAFILMYSVADKCSFDECNRLKFLINYNKRRRRLGSYSKDTLLDVPVILVGNKIDQIGDRMVSTEEGQRRAKEISCACFHEISVRESIDQVTGVFRDACRFWRVLNRYPKLKRSTSDVHDLHSEVELILSPDSVHPFCNCDLSHHEKRRSIIILGRPWTEEEPDETDESESSCCSSQKSDVEEPFRGRASTDGTLLSRPRRWRFAPPGSLMPHVSRVERRMSISMRDRNFHAVVTNWKVNASYSYLFLW from the exons ATGGTTGTACGGTTCATAACGAAGCGTTTCATCGGCGAGTACGACCCAAACCTTGAGAAAGTGTACACGTTTCACACTCTGGTGGATAACGAGGTGGTGCAGTTTGAAATCCTGGATGCCGCAGGTCAACCGAAT GAAGCCGATTGCATGACCCTAGAAGCAAACATCCGATGGGCGGAGGCGTTCATACTTATGTATTCGGTCGCGGACAAGTGCAGCTTCGATGAGTGCAATCGGTTGAAGTTTCTAATCAATTACAATAAGCGAAGACGTCGATTAGGATCGTACAGTAAG GACACTCTTCTGGATGTGCCGGTAATTTTGGTCGGAAACAAGATCGACCAGATCGGCGACCGCATGGTGTCCACCGAGGAGGGCCAACGCCGAGCAAAGGAGATTTCCTGCGCCTGCTTCCACGAAATTTCCGTCCGCGAAAGCATAGACCAGGTGACGGGAGTCTTTCGGGATGCGTGCCGCTTCTGGCGGGTCCTGAATCGCTATCCCAAGCTTAAACGCTCGACCAGCGACGTACACGATCTGCATTCGGAGGTCGAGCTGATTCTTAGCCCGGACAGTGTTCACCCGTTTTGTAACTGTGATCTTAGCCACCACGAGAAGCGACGATCGATTATCATTTTGG GGCGTCCATGGACTGAAGAGGAACCAGACGAAACGGACGAGTCCGAGTCAAGTTGCTGCTCTTCGCAGAAGTCTGATGTTGAAGAACCATTCCGAGGTCGAGCGTCGACCGATGGGACATTGCTGTCCAGACCAAGACGTTGGCGATTTGCTCCGCCGGGATCTCTCATGCCCCATGTCAGTCGCGTCGAACGACGCATGAGCATTTCCATGAGGG ACAGAAACTTCCATGCGGTGGTTACTAACTGGAAGGTGAATGCTTCATACAGCTATTTATTTTTGTGGTGA